A DNA window from Setaria viridis chromosome 2, Setaria_viridis_v4.0, whole genome shotgun sequence contains the following coding sequences:
- the LOC117845618 gene encoding bisdemethoxycurcumin synthase: protein MGRAPAPANVREICRARRADGPAAVLAIGTANPGNCVLQEDFPDFYFRATKSEHLTGLKEKFKRVCQKLGVQRRYLHHTEELLSAHPEFLDHIFSPSLDERLDIVKTAVPELAAEASRKAIAEWGRPAADITHLVVTTNSGAHIPGVDFQLVPLLGLRPTVRRTMLYLNGCFAGAAALRVAKDLAENNRGARVLVVCAELTVLMFTRPAEGPFQFQTLINQGLFGDGAGAVIVGADPVATPAERPLFEIVSAAQNIIPESEDAVSMHLTKGGFGGNISARQVPTLIGDNIERCLLDAFEPLGIGAGWNDLFWDVHPGSSAILDQIDAVLQLKPEKMAASRRVLSDYGNMFGVTVIFVLDELRRRMEKGEEEGAPEWGVMVAFGPGLTVETMVLHRCVAQATGATAEEKLTVA, encoded by the exons ATGGGAAGGGCTCCCGCTCCGGCCAACGTCCGCGAGATCTGCCGCGCACGGCGTGCCGACGGCCCCGCGGCCGTGCTCGCCATCGGCACCGCCAACCCGGGCAACTGCGTGCTCCAGGAAGACTTCCCCGACTTCTACTTCCGCGCCACCAAGAGCGAGCACCTCACTGGCCTCAAAGAAAAGTTCAAGAGAGTTT GCCAGAAACTGGGCGTGCAGAGGCGCTACCTGCACCACACCGAGGAGCTCCTGAGCGCGCACCCGGAGTTCCTCGACCACATCTTCTCGCCGTCCCTCGACGAGCGGCTGGACATCGTCAAGACCGCGGTGCCGGAGCTCGCCGCGGAGGCCTCCCGGAAGGCCATCGCCGAGTggggccgcccggccgccgACATCACGCACCTCGTCGTCACCACCAACTCCGGCGCGCACATCCCGGGCGTCGACTTCCAGCTGGTCCCGCTCCTGGGCCTCCGCCCGACCGTGCGCCGCACCATGCTCTACCTCAACGGCTGCTtcgctggcgccgccgcgctgcgcgTCGCCAAGGACCTCGCCGAGAACaaccgcggcgcgcgcgtgctcGTCGTCTGCGCCGAGCTCACCGTCCTGATGTTCACCAGGCCCGCTGAGGGGCCCTTCCAGTTCCAGACGCTCATCAACCAGGGCCTgttcggcgacggcgcgggggcCGTCATCGTCGGCGCCGACCCCGTGGCGACCCCCGCCGAGCGACCGCTGTTCGAGATCGTGTCCGCCGCGCAGAACATCATACCGGAGTCCGAGGACGCCGTCTCCATGCACCTCACGAAAGGCGGCTTCGGCGGCAACATCTCCGCCAGGCAGGTCCCCACGCTCATCGGGGACAACATCGAGCGCTGCCTCCTGGACGCGTTCGAGCCGCTCGGCATTGGCGCCGGATGGAACGACCTGTTCTGGGATGTGCACCCGGGCTCGTCGGCGATCCTGGACCAGATCGACGCCGTGCTCCAGCTCAAGCCCGAGAAGATGGCGGCGAGCAGACGCGTCCTGAGCGACTACGGGAACATGTTCGGCGTCACGGTGATCTTCGTGCTCGACGAGCTGCGGCGCCGGATGGAgaagggggaagaggagggggcgccGGAGTGGGGGGTCATGGTGGCGTTCGGACCCGGGCTCACCGTTGAAACGATGGTGCTGCACCGGTGCGTGGCGCAGGCCACAGGCGCCACAGCAGAGGAGAAACTGACTGTGGCTTGA
- the LOC117843158 gene encoding bisdemethoxycurcumin synthase, which translates to MGSAPATVVGEIRRAQRADGPAAVLGIGTANPPTSMAQDEYPDYYFRVTNSEHLTDLKAKLTRICKKSGIKQRFMHLNEDLLAANPDFTDRTLPSLDARVDIASAAVPELAAAAAAKAITEWGRPATEITHLIFSTYSGARAPSADRRLASLLGLSPTVSRTMLNLHGCYGGGRSLQLAKELAENNRGARVLVACSEITLIAFYGPEGGCPDNILGQSLFGDGAGAVIIGADPVGPVERPLFEMAFASQTTIPGTEDDISMEINKGGMEYHISNKVPRLLGCNVERCLIDAFGALGVSAKWNDLFWAIHPGGRAILDHIEGVLGLDDGKLAASRHVLSEFGNMSGTTVIFVLDELRHRRVAKLDGEAPEWGVMMAFGPGITIETMVLHAPASLEGN; encoded by the exons ATGGGGAGCGCTCCGGCAACCGTCGTCGGCGAGATCAGGCGCGCGCAGCGCGCGGATGGACCGGCTGCCGTGCTCGGCATCGGCACGGCGAACCCGCCAACGTCCATGGCTCAGGACGAGTACCCCGACTACTACTTCCGCGTCACCAACAGCGAGCACCTCACCGACCTCAAGGCCAAGCTCACCAGGATCT GCAAGAAGTCGGGCATCAAGCAGCGCTTCATGCACCTCAACGAGGATCTCCTCGCGGCCAACCCGGACTTCACCGACCGCACGCTGCCATCCCTCGACGCCCGCGTGGAcatcgcctccgccgccgtcccggagctagccgcggccgcggccgcaaaGGCCATCACCGAATGGGGCCGCCCGGCCACCGAGATCACCCACCTCATCTTCAGCACCTACTCCGGCGCTCGCGCCCCGAGCGCCGACCGCCGCCTGGCGTCGCTCCTGGGCCTCAGCCCCACGGTCTCCCGAACCATGCTCAACCTCCACGGCTGCTACGGCGGGGGCAGGTCGCTCCAGCTCGCCAAGGAGCTCGCCGAGAACaaccgcggcgcgcgcgtcctCGTGGCGTGCTCCGAGATCACGCTCATCGCCTTCTACGGCCCGGAGGGAGGCTGCCCGGACAACATCCTTGGCCAGTCTCTGTTCggtgacggcgccggcgccgtcatcATCGGCGCCGACCCCGTCGGCCCCGTGGAGCGGCCCCTGTTCGAgatggccttcgcctcgcaGACCACGATACCGGGAACCGAGGATGACATCTCCATGGAGATCAACAAAGGCGGCATGGAATACCACATCTCCAACAAGGTGCCACGGCTGCTTGGGTGCAATGTTGAACGCTGCCTGATCGACGCGTTCGGCGCGCTTGGCGTCAGTGCCAAGTGGAACGACCTTTTCTGGGCCATTCACCCCGGCGGCCGTGCGATCCTGGACCACATCGAGGGAGTGCTCGGCCTGGACGACGGGAAGCTGGCGGCGAGCCGGCACGTGCTGAGCGAGTTCGGCAACATGAGCGGCACGACGGTGATCTTCGTGCTCGATGAGCTGCGCCACCGTCGGGTGGCCAAGCTGGACGGTGAAGCACCGGAGTGGGGAGTGATGATGGCATTCGGGCCGGGAATCACAATCGAGACCATGGTGCTGCACGCCCCTGCCAGCCTCGAGGGAAATTAG